A single genomic interval of Mobula hypostoma chromosome 7, sMobHyp1.1, whole genome shotgun sequence harbors:
- the LOC134349267 gene encoding BTB/POZ domain-containing protein KCTD16-like isoform X2, which yields MALNANCRTTAVPARDSGGALPEVVELNVGGQVYFTRLSTLTSLPNSVLGKMFGHKRNSGSPELARDNRGRFFIDRDGFLFRYILDYLRDRSVVLPDLFPEKMRLRREAEFFQLPDLVRMLSPDERQSPGLEDPLHSDQDELSQGSDLPRGVSQTAERRAGFITLGYRGSCVLGRDSMQGDARLFRRVPRILVCGRIGLLKEVFGDNVNESRDPDRTPDRYTSRFYLRYRQLERAFDTLAEAGFTLLGSNSSVTGSACGQAIDDRAWSSYTEYLFYRLPTTLCAPQ from the coding sequence ATGGCGTTAAATGCCAATTGCAGGACAACAGCCGTGCCAGCCCGGGACAGCGGCGGAGCGCTGCCCGAAGTGGTGGAGTTGAATGTGGGTGGTCAGGTGTACTTCACTCGGCTCTCCACCCTCACTAGCCTCCCTAATTCAGTGCTCGGCAAGATGTTCGGCCACAAGAGGAACTCCGGCAGCCCAGAACTGGCCCGAGACAACCGTGGACGCTTCTTCATCGACAGGGACGGCTTCTTGTTCCGCTACATCCTGGATTACCTGCGCGACCGCTCTGTGGTCCTGCCCGATCTCTTCCCGGAGAAGATGCGTCTCAGACGGgaggctgagttcttccaactgcCCGATTTGGTTCGGATGCTGAGTCCGGACGAGAGGCAGAGTCCCGGCCTCGAAGACCCATTGCACAGCGACCAGGATGAGCTGTCCCAGGGCAGTGACCTTCCACGGGGTGTGAGCCAGACAGCCGAGCGCAGGGCAGGATTTATCACCCTCGGTTACCGGGGCTCCTGCGTTCTGGGGCGGGACAGCATGCAAGGCGACGCCCGGCTCTTCCGCCGGGTACCTCGAATCCTAGTGTGTGGCCGCATCGGGCTCCTCAAGGAAGTGTTCGGAGATAATGTGAACGAAAGTAGGGACCCAGACCGGACACCGGACAGGTACACGTCCCGCTTCTATCTTCGCTACCGGCAACTCGAAAGAGCATTCGACACGCTGGCCGAGGCAGGCTTCACTCTGTTAGGCAGCAATTCGTCCGTCACCGGCTCAGCCTGCGGCCAGGCAATCGATGATAGGGCATGGAGCAGCTACACCGAGTACCTCTTCTACC